The Rubidibacter lacunae KORDI 51-2 genome includes a region encoding these proteins:
- a CDS encoding glycoside hydrolase family protein: MRLSSRSKNYEGFRANPYADAIHGWAVPTIVYGTTVYPDGVRVKRGDIVDQPTSMSYLIHFVATEVIPYIQKFPA, encoded by the coding sequence GTGCGGCTATCGAGCCGATCAAAAAATTACGAGGGATTCCGCGCCAACCCATACGCCGATGCCATTCACGGGTGGGCGGTGCCGACCATCGTTTACGGGACAACCGTTTATCCAGATGGTGTTCGGGTTAAGCGCGGCGATATTGTCGACCAACCTACTTCCATGAGCTACCTGATTCATTTTGTGGCAACGGAAGTCATACCTTACATTCAGAAATTCCCAGCGTAG
- a CDS encoding GDP-mannose 4,6-dehydratase, which yields MTLKTALICGISGQDGAYLAQHLLARGYAVCGTSRDAQVSSFRNLVRLGIKEQVKLESMSLTDFRSVLQVITKVEPDEIYNLAGQSSVGLSFQLPVETLESIAIGTLNLLEAIRFTGAKIAFYSAGSSECFGDTGDLAAKETTPFRPLSPYATAKATAFWTVANYRQAYGLFACSGILFNHDSPLRPARFVTQKIVSAVSRIASGSVEQLHLGNLSIQRDWGWAPDYVDAMHRMLLQPEPDDYVIATGASYSLKAFVEQAFASIGIDWRDRVVTDASLLRPTDIAISSADPSKASDRLGWQARYTMPDIVRMMVSAWQQNSA from the coding sequence GTGACTTTGAAAACAGCCCTGATCTGCGGCATTTCCGGTCAGGACGGCGCGTACCTCGCCCAACACTTGCTCGCGCGCGGCTATGCTGTCTGCGGTACCTCCCGCGACGCCCAGGTTTCGAGCTTCCGCAACCTCGTGCGCCTGGGTATCAAAGAGCAAGTTAAACTCGAATCGATGTCGCTCACCGACTTCCGTAGCGTCCTGCAAGTCATTACTAAAGTTGAACCGGACGAAATCTACAATCTCGCCGGTCAAAGCTCCGTCGGTCTCTCGTTTCAGCTGCCCGTTGAAACACTCGAAAGCATTGCCATCGGCACCCTCAACCTCCTGGAAGCTATCCGCTTCACTGGTGCCAAGATTGCCTTCTACAGCGCTGGCTCCAGCGAGTGCTTTGGCGATACGGGCGACCTAGCTGCTAAGGAAACCACGCCTTTTCGGCCGCTTAGTCCCTACGCTACTGCTAAAGCGACCGCCTTCTGGACTGTCGCCAACTACCGCCAAGCCTACGGGCTCTTTGCCTGCTCCGGCATTCTTTTCAACCACGACTCGCCGTTGCGCCCAGCCCGCTTCGTGACTCAGAAGATCGTCTCTGCTGTCAGCCGCATTGCCAGCGGCAGCGTCGAACAACTCCATCTCGGCAATCTCTCAATCCAGCGCGACTGGGGGTGGGCACCGGACTATGTCGATGCCATGCACCGGATGTTGCTGCAACCAGAACCTGACGATTACGTGATTGCTACCGGCGCTTCCTACAGCCTCAAAGCTTTCGTCGAACAAGCCTTTGCGAGTATCGGTATCGACTGGCGCGATCGCGTGGTGACCGATGCTAGCCTGCTGCGTCCTACCGACATCGCCATCAGCTCTGCCGATCCCAGCAAGGCCAGCGATCGTCTCGGCTGGCAAGCGCGCTACACCATGCCCGATATCGTGCGGATGATGGTCTCCGCCTGGCAGCAAAACAGCGCGTAA
- the bioF gene encoding 8-amino-7-oxononanoate synthase, which produces MHDSLPARHNDPYDWLPPALETIRRAHWHRSVQPLQGRPGPRVHLNGRTQINFASNDYLGLAGDERLVQAAIAATQEFGTGSTGSRLLSGHRELHRELERALAELKQTDDAIVFSSGYLANLGTIAALVGPRDLILSDQYNHSSLQAGARLSGATLVSYRHGDPADLTARLQEHRDRARRCLIATDSVFSMDGDLCPLPDILELADAWDCMVAIDDAHATGILGTTGAGCAEHFGCRDRPLIQIGTLSKALGSLGGYVAGSAALVDFLRNRASSWIYTTALSPADAAAALAALYVLRAEPQRRDRLWQNTACLARELHGLDMLPSESPIRCIRLARAETALALARDLQAAGIFAPAIRPPTVPTSRIRLSVMATHTPEQISQAGTLLRKLCAGS; this is translated from the coding sequence ATGCACGACAGCTTGCCCGCTCGCCATAACGATCCTTACGATTGGTTGCCCCCAGCACTGGAGACAATTCGCCGCGCCCACTGGCATCGGTCGGTACAGCCCCTGCAGGGGCGGCCGGGTCCTCGCGTGCACCTCAACGGACGAACGCAGATCAACTTTGCCAGCAACGACTACCTCGGTCTGGCCGGCGACGAGCGGTTGGTGCAGGCCGCGATCGCCGCAACGCAAGAATTTGGCACGGGCAGCACCGGCTCGCGGTTGTTAAGCGGTCATCGAGAGCTCCACCGGGAACTCGAGCGGGCGCTCGCCGAGCTCAAGCAAACCGACGACGCGATCGTCTTCAGCTCGGGATATCTCGCCAACCTCGGCACAATTGCCGCCCTAGTTGGACCGCGCGATCTGATTCTGTCGGACCAATATAACCACTCCAGCCTGCAAGCCGGCGCGCGCTTGAGCGGTGCGACGCTCGTTAGCTACCGTCACGGCGATCCAGCTGACCTCACCGCACGTTTGCAGGAACACCGCGATCGCGCCCGCCGCTGCCTGATCGCCACCGATAGCGTTTTCAGCATGGATGGAGACCTTTGCCCGCTGCCTGATATTCTCGAACTCGCCGACGCGTGGGACTGCATGGTGGCGATCGACGACGCCCACGCCACCGGTATTCTCGGCACCACTGGCGCTGGCTGTGCCGAGCATTTTGGCTGCCGCGATCGCCCGCTGATTCAAATCGGTACTCTCAGCAAAGCCCTGGGCAGCTTGGGCGGTTACGTAGCGGGGTCGGCCGCGCTGGTCGATTTCCTTCGCAATCGCGCGTCGAGTTGGATTTACACTACAGCACTGTCGCCAGCGGACGCAGCAGCTGCCCTAGCTGCCCTATACGTCTTGAGGGCAGAACCGCAGCGCCGCGATCGCCTGTGGCAAAACACTGCCTGCTTGGCACGCGAACTGCATGGACTTGACATGCTGCCCTCAGAGTCACCGATCCGCTGTATCCGCCTCGCTCGTGCCGAAACTGCCCTCGCGCTCGCGCGCGACTTGCAAGCAGCGGGCATCTTTGCCCCGGCCATCCGGCCGCCCACCGTGCCGACCAGCCGCATCCGACTCTCGGTAATGGCAACCCATACGCCCGAGCAAATAAGCCAGGCAGGAACCCTATTGCGTAAGCTGTGCGCGGGTTCGTAA
- the apcB gene encoding allophycocyanin subunit beta: MRDAVTNLIGTYDIAGRYLDRTAIESLKAYFNTGMARVRTAALINSNAAAIVRRAGTQLFDEQPELIRPGGNAYTTRRFSACLRDMDYYLRYASYALVAGDTNVLDERVLQGLRETYNSLGVPISPTVYGIQILKEIVKEMAADVGIEETSFVDRPFDHLTRELSEVDI, from the coding sequence ATGCGGGATGCCGTAACGAACCTAATTGGAACATATGACATCGCGGGACGCTATCTCGATCGCACCGCGATCGAAAGCCTGAAAGCCTATTTCAATACAGGGATGGCACGCGTTCGAACCGCTGCCCTGATCAACAGCAATGCGGCCGCGATCGTACGGCGGGCGGGGACGCAGTTGTTCGACGAGCAGCCCGAGCTCATCCGTCCGGGGGGGAATGCTTACACGACGCGCCGTTTCTCGGCGTGCCTGCGCGACATGGATTATTACCTCCGGTATGCCAGCTACGCGTTAGTGGCAGGTGACACGAACGTCCTCGACGAACGGGTACTGCAGGGATTGCGAGAGACATACAATTCCTTGGGCGTCCCGATCTCGCCGACGGTCTACGGCATCCAGATTCTCAAAGAAATCGTGAAAGAGATGGCAGCGGACGTCGGCATTGAAGAGACGAGCTTTGTGGATCGCCCCTTCGACCATCTGACCCGCGAGCTCAGCGAAGTCGATATCTAG
- the glnA gene encoding type I glutamate--ammonia ligase produces the protein MPQTPQEVLQMIQDQDIKMIDLKFVDLPGMWQHCSFYRTQIDEASFVDGVPFDGSSIRGWKSINESDMAMVPDPNTAWIDPFMKEPTLSMICSIQEPRTGQPYDRDPRTIAAKAMQYLASTGIGDEAYFGPEPEFFVFDGVRFDQAENKSYYYVDSIEGRWNSGREEADGNLGYKPRYKEGYFPVGPADSMQDLRTEMLLTMAQCGVPIEKHHHEVATGGQGELGFRFVPLVQAADYMLTYKYVIRNVAKKHGKTVTFMPKPLFNDNGSGMHTHQSIWKGGKPLFFEAGTYANLSTLAKHYIGGILRHAPALLAFTNPTTNSYKRLVPGFEAPVNLAYSQGNRSASIRVPITGMNPKAKRIEFRCPDATCNPYLAFAAMLCAGLDGIMNQIDPGSSLDVDIYDLSPEELSKIPSTPGSLEKALEALESDREFLTTSGVFSEDFIDNWIGYKLDNEVNPMRLRPHPYEFALYYDA, from the coding sequence ATGCCTCAGACCCCTCAAGAAGTCCTGCAGATGATCCAGGACCAAGACATCAAGATGATCGACTTAAAATTTGTCGATTTACCCGGCATGTGGCAGCACTGCTCGTTCTATCGGACGCAGATTGATGAAGCGTCTTTTGTTGACGGCGTCCCCTTTGACGGATCCAGTATCCGGGGCTGGAAGTCAATTAACGAATCCGACATGGCGATGGTGCCAGATCCGAACACGGCGTGGATCGACCCTTTCATGAAGGAACCTACGCTGAGCATGATCTGCAGCATTCAAGAACCGCGGACCGGCCAGCCCTACGATCGCGACCCGCGTACGATTGCTGCAAAGGCAATGCAGTATCTGGCGAGCACGGGCATCGGCGATGAGGCTTACTTCGGTCCCGAGCCCGAATTCTTTGTATTCGACGGCGTGCGCTTCGACCAAGCCGAGAACAAAAGCTATTATTATGTCGACAGCATTGAAGGGCGATGGAACTCCGGTCGCGAGGAAGCCGACGGCAACCTCGGTTATAAGCCGCGCTACAAAGAAGGTTACTTTCCCGTAGGTCCTGCCGATTCCATGCAGGACCTTCGCACCGAAATGTTGCTGACGATGGCGCAATGCGGCGTTCCGATCGAAAAGCACCACCACGAAGTTGCCACGGGCGGTCAAGGCGAACTGGGTTTTCGTTTTGTGCCCTTGGTGCAGGCAGCAGACTATATGCTGACCTATAAGTACGTTATCCGCAACGTCGCGAAGAAGCACGGCAAGACCGTCACCTTCATGCCCAAGCCGCTCTTCAACGACAACGGCTCTGGCATGCACACTCACCAATCGATCTGGAAAGGTGGCAAGCCGCTGTTCTTCGAAGCAGGCACCTACGCAAACCTCAGCACGCTGGCGAAACACTACATTGGCGGCATCTTGCGCCACGCCCCGGCACTGCTGGCGTTCACCAACCCGACAACTAATTCCTACAAGCGTCTGGTTCCCGGCTTCGAGGCACCAGTAAACTTAGCCTACTCTCAGGGCAACCGCTCGGCATCGATCCGCGTGCCGATCACGGGCATGAATCCGAAGGCCAAGCGCATCGAGTTTCGCTGCCCCGATGCAACCTGCAATCCGTACCTGGCGTTTGCAGCCATGCTCTGCGCGGGTCTCGACGGCATTATGAACCAGATCGATCCTGGTTCGTCCCTCGATGTCGACATCTACGACCTCAGCCCCGAGGAGTTGAGCAAGATTCCCTCGACACCGGGCTCCCTGGAGAAAGCTCTGGAAGCTCTGGAGAGCGATCGCGAGTTTTTGACGACGTCGGGCGTATTCTCCGAGGACTTCATCGACAACTGGATTGGCTACAAGCTTGACAATGAAGTCAACCCGATGCGTTTGCGCCCGCATCCCTACGAGTTTGCCCTCTACTACGACGCCTAA
- the lptB gene encoding LPS export ABC transporter ATP-binding protein — protein MGLTLKNVLKAYNKRVVVNRASLTVAPGEIVGLLGPNGAGKTTTFYLATGIVKPDEGSVWLHDTNITDLPLHCRARLGLGYLPQQPSIFRHLSVRDNLRLVIEHGGLNDRTAAIRLQQLLDDFRLQVVADTLADRVSGGERRRTELARALAVGLEGPKFLLLDEPFAGIDPIAMNEIQSIVRELRDRQLGILITDHNVRETLGIVDRAYILRDGELFASGAPQELYDNPLVRQYYLGEKFQL, from the coding sequence GTGGGGCTGACCCTCAAAAACGTTCTCAAAGCCTATAACAAACGCGTGGTTGTCAATCGCGCCAGCCTGACCGTTGCCCCCGGCGAGATCGTCGGTCTGCTCGGACCCAATGGCGCAGGTAAGACAACGACCTTCTACCTTGCTACCGGCATTGTCAAGCCCGATGAAGGTTCGGTGTGGCTGCACGATACCAACATCACCGATTTGCCACTCCATTGCCGGGCTCGTCTCGGACTGGGATATCTGCCCCAGCAGCCCAGCATCTTCCGCCACCTGAGCGTTCGAGACAATCTGCGCCTTGTTATCGAACACGGAGGACTTAACGATCGCACGGCTGCGATCCGCCTGCAGCAACTGCTAGACGATTTTCGCCTGCAAGTTGTCGCCGATACGCTTGCCGATCGCGTTTCCGGAGGCGAACGGCGGCGCACTGAACTGGCTCGCGCTCTCGCTGTCGGGCTCGAAGGGCCGAAGTTTTTGCTTCTCGACGAGCCTTTTGCCGGGATCGATCCGATCGCCATGAACGAGATTCAGTCCATCGTGCGGGAGCTCCGCGATCGCCAGTTGGGGATTTTAATCACCGACCACAACGTGCGCGAAACGCTAGGAATCGTGGATCGCGCCTACATCCTGCGCGATGGCGAGCTTTTTGCATCGGGGGCTCCCCAGGAGCTTTACGACAACCCACTTGTCCGGCAGTACTACCTCGGGGAGAAATTTCAACTCTAG
- a CDS encoding LptF/LptG family permease, which yields MGTVIATSTKSRRLGSRFRISVLDRYIARELVMPFLFGVGAFTSVGIAIGSVFELVSLVAESGLSLWVAARIFVLRMPQFLAYSFPMATLLSALITYSRMASDSEVVALRSAGISIYRLVAPALAFSLAVTGATFVFNEFVVPAANYEASIALERALGREKPPFRQENILYTEYDDVRDPGGHKRDVLVRLFYAEQFDGDLMHDLVVIDRSHEGINQIVDATSATWNPQKNSWDFYDGTLYAVNSDASLRNVVRFDHQTLNLPRQPFDLAERGRDYGEMNILQSREYLNTIREGGSERRVRKLRVRIQQKIAFPFICLVFGVVGAALGTNPHRTGRATGFGISIIVIFTYYLTSFVTGAMGQLGILTPLSSAWIPNVLGLGIGGWLLLRASR from the coding sequence ATGGGCACCGTTATTGCAACTTCTACCAAATCCAGACGCCTAGGCTCGCGATTTCGAATCTCCGTCTTGGACCGCTACATTGCTCGCGAACTCGTGATGCCATTTCTATTTGGTGTCGGGGCCTTTACGTCTGTCGGCATCGCAATCGGCTCGGTCTTCGAGCTCGTAAGCTTGGTTGCCGAATCGGGATTATCGCTGTGGGTGGCAGCTCGCATTTTTGTCTTGCGGATGCCCCAGTTCCTGGCCTACTCCTTCCCCATGGCAACCTTGCTTTCGGCTCTGATTACCTACAGCCGCATGGCGAGCGACAGCGAAGTCGTCGCTCTCCGCAGCGCGGGGATTAGCATCTACCGACTGGTTGCCCCGGCGCTCGCCTTCAGTTTAGCCGTCACCGGTGCGACTTTTGTCTTTAACGAATTCGTAGTCCCCGCTGCCAACTATGAGGCATCGATCGCCCTAGAACGCGCTCTCGGTCGGGAAAAGCCGCCGTTCAGGCAAGAGAACATTCTCTACACCGAGTACGATGACGTACGGGACCCCGGCGGTCACAAGCGTGATGTCCTCGTGCGCCTATTTTATGCCGAACAGTTCGATGGCGATCTCATGCACGATCTGGTCGTGATCGACCGTTCGCACGAAGGCATCAACCAGATCGTTGATGCCACCTCCGCAACCTGGAACCCGCAAAAAAACTCGTGGGATTTTTATGACGGTACGCTTTATGCCGTAAATTCCGATGCATCGCTTCGCAATGTCGTGCGTTTCGACCACCAAACGCTTAACTTGCCGCGTCAACCCTTCGACCTTGCCGAACGCGGTCGCGACTACGGTGAAATGAACATCCTCCAATCCCGTGAATACCTCAACACTATCCGAGAAGGCGGCAGCGAACGCAGAGTTCGCAAACTGCGCGTCCGCATTCAGCAAAAGATCGCGTTTCCGTTCATTTGCTTAGTTTTTGGGGTCGTTGGAGCAGCACTTGGCACTAATCCTCACCGTACGGGGCGCGCGACGGGTTTTGGGATCAGCATTATCGTCATTTTTACTTATTATTTAACGTCATTTGTTACTGGGGCAATGGGTCAGCTCGGAATTTTGACGCCCTTATCGTCTGCATGGATTCCTAATGTTTTGGGGCTTGGTATTGGTGGCTGGCTACTTCTGCGTGCGTCTCGCTAG
- a CDS encoding ArnT family glycosyltransferase has protein sequence MNPNRIRKLILGTQFSYIDFIIPLLLAGSILLLAPIAADCEFNTDEGINLMKAVLYGQGFALYQDIWNDQPPVFTIALSFWMSLFGNTLVSARLMTWALSFLSIFSFYQLIRLQFGRMSAFFGALFLINSYQFVDLSVSVMIGLPAIALMLFVVYLLVSSHSAFTHKGQQTRRLAAGFVLALSLQTKLFVSFLMPIILILVLPLGRNFRIQVDRKSLSQLLQFFLLVLSTYIFISLTSQSLNSYDQLVATHVSAREVLGYQHKTLFFMLRKGWLNDYYLYILAGLGCFFAVRSWKLFTLVPIVWILGFLVTFYNHYPVRLHYYTLLAIPMSWLAAMAVYHSTVMISNYIANRFAASNNDRSTIVTSKSDRLYGYLFNVLASLTVLLTIYSISLEIHRSVVYQHSFCEQPIDAEIVSRLREYPKGVDRSWLLTDRPIYAFYAGLLLPPETAVFSQKRISVGSLDSKEIIRILEEYKPEQVLIGRFKELLLNDYYFQKYLQDNYLKTPIGEELEYYTRVDRRSDRGIRNERYL, from the coding sequence ATGAATCCAAATCGCATCCGCAAACTCATTTTGGGAACGCAGTTCTCTTATATCGACTTTATCATTCCTTTACTCCTAGCTGGGTCAATTCTACTGTTGGCACCGATAGCAGCAGATTGTGAATTCAACACCGATGAAGGCATCAACTTAATGAAGGCAGTGTTATATGGACAAGGTTTTGCACTCTATCAAGATATTTGGAACGACCAACCCCCAGTTTTTACAATCGCCCTGTCATTCTGGATGTCACTGTTCGGAAATACCCTTGTCAGCGCGCGGCTGATGACGTGGGCACTCAGTTTCTTATCGATCTTTTCTTTTTATCAATTAATACGACTGCAATTCGGTCGGATGTCTGCATTTTTTGGCGCATTATTTCTGATAAATTCATATCAATTTGTTGATTTAAGTGTCTCGGTTATGATCGGACTGCCGGCCATTGCCCTGATGTTGTTCGTGGTTTATTTACTTGTTTCAAGTCACTCTGCGTTTACACACAAAGGTCAGCAAACTAGAAGGCTGGCTGCTGGTTTCGTGTTGGCACTTTCTCTTCAGACGAAGCTATTTGTATCTTTCCTGATGCCAATTATTCTTATTTTAGTACTTCCACTTGGGAGGAACTTCCGAATCCAGGTAGACAGAAAGTCACTATCGCAGCTGTTGCAATTTTTCTTGCTAGTACTCTCGACTTACATATTTATCAGCTTGACCTCTCAATCGCTCAATAGCTACGATCAGCTAGTAGCAACACACGTTTCTGCACGAGAGGTTCTTGGGTATCAACATAAAACGCTTTTCTTTATGCTCCGCAAGGGATGGTTGAATGATTACTATTTATATATTCTTGCCGGATTAGGGTGTTTTTTCGCCGTTCGTTCGTGGAAGCTATTTACGTTAGTTCCTATCGTTTGGATCCTAGGCTTCCTAGTTACTTTCTACAATCATTATCCCGTTCGATTGCATTACTACACGTTACTTGCAATCCCGATGTCTTGGCTGGCGGCAATGGCAGTTTATCATTCAACCGTCATGATTTCGAACTACATCGCAAATAGATTTGCAGCCAGCAATAATGACAGAAGTACAATCGTGACATCTAAATCGGACCGGCTTTATGGATACTTGTTCAATGTTCTAGCGTCCCTTACTGTTTTGCTGACAATTTATAGCATATCACTCGAAATTCACCGTTCAGTTGTTTATCAACACTCGTTCTGCGAACAACCAATAGATGCAGAAATTGTTTCCCGTCTTCGGGAATACCCGAAGGGTGTAGATCGGAGTTGGCTTCTCACAGATCGACCGATCTATGCTTTCTACGCAGGATTATTGCTACCACCAGAAACAGCTGTTTTTTCTCAGAAACGTATCTCAGTCGGCTCTCTTGACAGCAAAGAAATCATAAGAATATTAGAAGAATACAAGCCAGAACAAGTGTTGATTGGGCGCTTCAAAGAGCTACTTTTAAATGACTACTATTTCCAGAAATATCTCCAGGATAATTACTTAAAAACCCCAATCGGAGAGGAGCTAGAGTACTATACTAGAGTCGATCGACGATCGGATCGAGGAATTCGTAATGAGCGGTACTTGTAA
- a CDS encoding phosphoglycerate kinase codes for MAKKTLANLTESDLAGKRVLVRVDFNVPTDDTGKIADDTRIRAALPTIQDLIKKQAKVILCSHMGRPKGKVKEDLRLTPVAVRLSELLGQDVVKCDDCIGADVAAKVGALQNGQVALLENLRFHNEEEANDPEFAKQLAANADVYVNDAFGTAHRAHASTEGVTQYLSPSVGGYLIEKELTFLKGAIDDPQRPLAAIVGGSKVSSKIGVIETLLDKVDKLLLGGGMIFTFYKARGISVGKSLVEEDKLELAKSLEIKAKERGVALLLPTDVAISDNFSADANAKTVAVENIPDGWMGLDIGPASIEAFQAGLADCKAVIWNGPMGVFEFDRFAKGTEAIARTLSELTGQGVTTIIGGGDSVAAVEKVGVADKMSHISTGGGASLELLEGKELPGIVALDEV; via the coding sequence GTGGCTAAGAAAACGCTAGCAAACTTAACCGAATCGGACTTGGCGGGCAAGCGCGTGCTCGTTCGGGTCGATTTCAACGTCCCTACTGACGACACCGGTAAGATCGCTGACGATACGCGCATCCGCGCCGCTCTGCCGACGATTCAAGACCTGATCAAAAAGCAAGCTAAGGTCATTTTGTGCAGCCACATGGGCCGTCCCAAGGGCAAGGTCAAGGAAGATCTGCGCCTGACGCCCGTAGCCGTTCGCTTGAGCGAATTGCTCGGTCAAGACGTGGTCAAGTGTGACGACTGCATTGGTGCCGACGTGGCAGCAAAAGTGGGCGCGCTTCAAAACGGGCAGGTAGCGCTGCTGGAGAACCTCCGCTTCCACAATGAAGAGGAAGCCAACGATCCCGAGTTTGCCAAGCAACTGGCAGCCAACGCAGACGTATACGTAAACGATGCCTTTGGAACAGCACACCGGGCTCACGCCTCTACTGAAGGTGTCACCCAATATCTCAGCCCCAGTGTCGGCGGCTATCTGATCGAAAAAGAGCTGACGTTCCTCAAAGGTGCAATCGACGATCCTCAGCGTCCGCTGGCGGCGATCGTCGGTGGCTCCAAGGTGTCTAGCAAAATCGGCGTTATCGAAACGCTGTTGGATAAAGTAGACAAACTGCTGCTCGGCGGCGGCATGATCTTCACCTTTTACAAAGCTCGCGGCATTAGCGTCGGCAAGTCTTTGGTTGAGGAAGACAAGCTCGAACTCGCCAAGTCTTTGGAAATCAAAGCCAAGGAGCGCGGCGTCGCGCTGCTGCTGCCGACGGATGTGGCGATCTCCGATAACTTTTCTGCCGATGCCAACGCCAAAACCGTTGCGGTCGAAAATATCCCTGATGGCTGGATGGGTCTAGATATCGGTCCCGCCTCGATCGAGGCGTTCCAAGCCGGGCTTGCCGACTGCAAAGCTGTCATTTGGAACGGACCGATGGGCGTGTTCGAGTTCGATCGGTTTGCAAAGGGTACGGAGGCGATCGCCCGCACGTTGTCCGAGCTCACCGGCCAGGGCGTAACGACGATCATCGGCGGCGGCGACTCGGTTGCAGCAGTCGAGAAAGTCGGCGTAGCGGACAAGATGAGCCACATCTCCACTGGCGGCGGCGCCAGTTTGGAGCTGCTCGAAGGCAAGGAACTGCCCGGCATCGTCGCTCTCGACGAAGTATAA